The Nocardia sp. NBC_01329 sequence CCGTCGGCGTTCGACAGCAACGGACGAATCGGCTCGTGCGGGGTGATCTCCGCGATCGCCGCCGCTACCGCCTTCTGAGCAGGAGCCATGAACTCGGTGTGGAACGCGCCCGCTACCGGAAGCGCCCGTACCCGGGCCTTCTCCGGCGGGTTCGCGGCCAGTTCGGCCAGTGCGTCCAGGCGTCCCGCCGCCACGATCTGTCCGGTGGCGTTGCGGTTGGCCGGGACCAGTTCCAGTTCTTCGAGCCGTGCCAGCACAGCGGCCTCGTCGCCGCCCAGCACCGCGGACATCCCGGTCGGCTCGAGCGCGCACGCTTTCGCCATTTCGGTTCCGCGGATGGCTGCCAGCGTAACCGCTTGGTCGGCGGAGATCACGCCGGCGACCGCCGCGGCGGCGAGTTCACCCACCGAGTGGCCGGCCACGATGGTGTCGGCCGGTACCCGCTTCTCACCGATCTCGGCGAAGGCGAGCAGCGCGGCAGCGACCACGAGTGGCTGGGTCACCGCGGTGTCGGTGATCTCTTCGGCGGTCGCTTCGGTGCCGAGCCGGATCAGATCCAGGCCCGATTCCTTCGACCACAGTGCGAGCCGGTCACGAGCGCCCGGCAGGTCGAGCCAGGGCGCGAGCATGCCGGGTGTCTGAGAGCCCTGTCCAGGGGCGAACAACGCGATCACGTACCTAAGAAAACACTGTGAGACCGCATTCGCGAGATGTCGACGTGAATAGAGCTTTCGGACAGCTTTTGTATGATCTCCACAAAAGCCCGCGTGGGGTGTCCGGATCGACCGAATTGGGGTCGGCGTTACAGCCCGTCTTTGTCTGCTGGGACAAAAGAGTCATCTGGGGCTGAAGTGGATGATTCGTTACGCGTTCGTGTCAATCGACCTACTGAGGCGGCGATTCGTAACACATACGCGTCCCGGGCGTTGAGCGGATCGCGACC is a genomic window containing:
- a CDS encoding ACP S-malonyltransferase, with translation MIALFAPGQGSQTPGMLAPWLDLPGARDRLALWSKESGLDLIRLGTEATAEEITDTAVTQPLVVAAALLAFAEIGEKRVPADTIVAGHSVGELAAAAVAGVISADQAVTLAAIRGTEMAKACALEPTGMSAVLGGDEAAVLARLEELELVPANRNATGQIVAAGRLDALAELAANPPEKARVRALPVAGAFHTEFMAPAQKAVAAAIAEITPHEPIRPLLSNADGKPVESGADAVAKLAAQVTRPVRWDLCTETVRQSGVSAVAELPPAGTLVGIAKRELKGTPNLALKTPEDIPALAELTSSG